Proteins encoded within one genomic window of Methanothrix harundinacea 6Ac:
- a CDS encoding Tex family protein, whose amino-acid sequence MNELPIALIGRELGLREKQVHAALALLEDGKTIPFIARYRKEATGGLDEVALAAVRDRAELIRELDRRRSSILRSLREREVLTEELEKRILEAPTIAVLEDLYLPFRPKRRTRASVARERGLLPLADRIFDQGEIDPGAEAAKFLDPEREVGSVDEALAGARDIIAERISEDPGARSRIRDLFLREGILRSKVSGPLEGEGSKYRDYADCSEILSKAPSHRVMAILRGKKEGFLTLHVEPPQEKATAILELLFLRRRRRGPASPATDEVRSALEDGYKRLLAPSMERESLSAARERAMERAIGVFAENLRHLLLEPPLGERTVMAIDPGFRTGCKVVILDRSGSLLAKEVIFPHPPPRAVQEAERKILDLCERFGVEFIAVGNGTAGRETEEFLRGLGIPGDVPIVMVDEAGASVYSTSRAAREEFPEEDATIRSAISIGRRLQDPLAELVKIDPKSIGVGQYQHDVDEKALKMKLDEVVEISVNAVGVDLNTASIELLSRVAGLGPKLARSIVLYREENGPFRTREELKKVPGLGPRAFEQAAGFLRIRGGDDPLDGSAVHPESSGIVEAMAGDLGATVEDLIRDPHLQERIEAERYVTEKAGLPTIRDILAELAKPGRDPRREFELFSFAPGVTKIEDLRPGMSLPGTVTNVAAFGAFVDVGVHQDGLVHKSELADRFVRDPAEVVRVHQKVEVTVLKVDLERKRISLSMRKRLEVADGEARP is encoded by the coding sequence ATGAATGAGCTGCCCATCGCCCTCATCGGAAGAGAGCTCGGCCTCCGGGAGAAGCAGGTCCATGCCGCCCTCGCCCTCCTGGAGGACGGAAAGACGATCCCCTTCATCGCCAGGTACAGGAAGGAGGCGACGGGGGGGCTCGACGAGGTCGCCCTAGCGGCAGTCCGGGACCGGGCAGAACTGATCCGCGAGCTGGACCGGAGGCGCTCCTCCATCCTGAGGTCTCTCCGAGAGAGGGAGGTCCTCACCGAGGAGCTCGAGAAGAGGATTCTGGAGGCACCGACGATCGCCGTCCTAGAGGACCTCTACCTTCCCTTCAGGCCGAAGCGGAGGACCCGGGCCTCCGTCGCCCGGGAGAGGGGTCTTCTGCCCTTGGCAGATCGGATCTTCGACCAGGGGGAGATCGACCCTGGGGCTGAGGCGGCGAAGTTTTTAGATCCCGAGAGGGAGGTCGGGTCGGTGGACGAGGCCCTGGCGGGGGCTCGCGACATCATCGCGGAGAGGATCAGCGAGGACCCGGGGGCTAGGTCTAGGATCCGCGACCTCTTCCTGAGGGAGGGCATTCTGCGGTCGAAGGTCTCCGGCCCCCTGGAGGGGGAGGGGTCCAAGTACCGGGATTACGCCGACTGTTCTGAGATCCTATCCAAGGCGCCGTCTCATCGGGTCATGGCGATCTTGAGGGGTAAAAAAGAGGGTTTTCTGACGCTCCACGTCGAGCCGCCTCAGGAGAAGGCAACGGCGATTCTGGAGTTGCTCTTTCTGCGAAGGAGGAGGAGAGGCCCCGCCTCTCCCGCCACCGATGAGGTCAGGAGTGCATTGGAGGACGGCTACAAGAGGCTTCTTGCGCCGTCCATGGAGAGGGAGAGCCTCTCGGCGGCGAGGGAGAGGGCTATGGAGAGGGCGATCGGGGTCTTCGCGGAGAACCTCCGCCACCTCCTCCTGGAGCCCCCCCTGGGGGAGAGGACGGTCATGGCCATCGATCCTGGATTTCGGACCGGATGCAAGGTCGTCATCCTCGACCGTTCCGGATCCCTCCTCGCCAAGGAGGTGATCTTCCCCCACCCTCCCCCAAGGGCGGTCCAGGAGGCGGAGAGGAAGATCCTCGATCTCTGCGAGAGGTTTGGTGTGGAGTTCATAGCCGTCGGGAACGGGACCGCCGGGAGGGAGACCGAGGAGTTCCTTCGGGGGCTCGGGATCCCGGGGGACGTCCCCATCGTCATGGTGGATGAGGCGGGAGCCTCCGTCTACTCCACCTCCAGGGCCGCGAGGGAGGAGTTCCCCGAGGAGGACGCAACCATTAGAAGCGCCATCTCCATCGGGAGGAGGCTCCAGGACCCCCTGGCGGAGCTGGTGAAGATCGATCCGAAATCCATCGGCGTCGGCCAGTACCAGCACGACGTCGACGAGAAGGCCCTCAAGATGAAGCTCGACGAGGTCGTCGAAATTTCCGTCAACGCCGTGGGGGTGGACCTGAACACGGCGAGCATAGAGCTCCTATCCCGGGTCGCGGGGCTGGGGCCGAAGCTTGCCAGGTCGATAGTCCTCTATCGGGAAGAGAACGGCCCCTTCCGGACGAGGGAGGAGCTCAAAAAGGTCCCCGGCCTGGGCCCTCGGGCCTTCGAGCAGGCGGCGGGCTTCCTCCGAATTAGAGGTGGCGACGACCCCCTGGACGGATCCGCCGTCCACCCCGAGAGCAGCGGGATCGTCGAGGCTATGGCTGGAGATCTCGGCGCCACCGTCGAGGATCTGATCAGAGACCCCCACCTCCAGGAGCGGATCGAGGCCGAGAGGTACGTCACCGAGAAGGCGGGGCTTCCGACGATCCGGGACATCCTCGCGGAGCTCGCGAAGCCCGGGAGAGATCCCCGTCGGGAGTTTGAGCTCTTCAGCTTCGCTCCAGGGGTGACGAAGATCGAGGACCTGCGGCCGGGGATGAGCCTTCCGGGGACGGTGACGAACGTCGCCGCCTTCGGCGCCTTCGTCGACGTCGGGGTCCATCAGGACGGCCTCGTCCACAAGAGCGAGCTCGCCGACCGGTTCGTCCGGGACCCGGCGGAGGTGGTGAGGGTCCACCAGAAGGTCGAGGTCACCGTCCTGAAAGTGGACCTGGAGAGAAAGAGGATATCCCTATCGATGAGGAAGAGGCTTGAGGTGGCGGATGGCGAGGCTCGACCCTGA
- a CDS encoding HD domain-containing protein translates to MARLDPEGRRGDTPADGSKDCDIIEADLIKEIGALYEGKDPAHDLSHALRVYRIARAIGEAEGADSMIVALAALLHDAASGSKLRERSEEAEERGLEIIQDIMKRWGYPDEVIGGVLRAVEVHSYSRGIEPATLEAMVLQDADRLDALGAIGIARVFMTGGALGRPLYDPQDPFCRGREPDDLRWNLDHFYKKILRLEGGMHTGAAKRLARKRGEVVRRYLADLEEEISKGI, encoded by the coding sequence ATGGCGAGGCTCGACCCTGAAGGGCGGAGGGGTGATACCCCGGCGGATGGATCTAAAGACTGCGATATCATCGAGGCCGATCTGATCAAGGAGATAGGAGCCCTCTACGAAGGCAAAGACCCCGCCCACGACCTCTCTCACGCCCTGAGGGTCTATCGGATCGCGAGAGCGATCGGGGAGGCGGAGGGCGCGGACTCGATGATCGTCGCCCTCGCCGCCCTCCTCCACGACGCCGCCTCCGGATCTAAGCTCCGGGAAAGGTCAGAGGAGGCGGAGGAGAGGGGGCTTGAGATCATCCAGGATATCATGAAGAGGTGGGGATATCCTGATGAGGTGATCGGAGGGGTCCTCCGCGCCGTGGAGGTCCACAGCTACTCGAGGGGGATCGAGCCCGCCACCCTGGAGGCGATGGTCCTCCAGGACGCCGACCGGCTCGACGCCCTGGGGGCGATCGGGATCGCCAGGGTTTTTATGACGGGCGGCGCCCTCGGCCGTCCCCTCTACGACCCCCAGGACCCCTTCTGCCGGGGGCGGGAGCCGGACGATCTGAGGTGGAACCTGGACCACTTCTATAAAAAGATACTGAGGCTGGAGGGAGGGATGCACACCGGGGCGGCGAAGAGGCTCGCGAGGAAGAGGGGTGAAGTCGTGAGGAGATACCTCGCGGATCTGGAAGAGGAGATCTCGAAAGGGATATAG
- a CDS encoding M24 family metallopeptidase, producing MEFVLHPKAEIEDRVERLQSRMEGLTGAIIFQAVDMLYFSGTAQEGLVYVPADPEAEAVVMVRKSLDRAREESPLDVSPLKSMKSLKADLAIPEGAKIGLELDVLPFNNYERVKAALPDAEFKDVSEPIRMVRSVKSKFEIRLIRAAARILDAGIGSVPDHLEEGMAEIELAAKLEAEMRALGHSGSLRFRRFNQELPMGHLMAGPSAAYPSFVASPTGGIGPSLLQPQGPGFRKIRKNEPILVDYGGVYNGYIADETRIFSLGPLSKELEEAHAAALEVERGIAESLRPGNSGREIYEISEALGEELGYRDRLGGPVGAKCGFVGHGVGLEIDEYPVLGPVDHEILPNMTVAVEPKMIYPGVGVVGIEDTFLTTDLGPKRLTRLPQEIWRV from the coding sequence ATGGAGTTTGTTCTGCACCCCAAGGCGGAGATCGAGGATAGAGTAGAGAGGCTACAGAGCCGTATGGAGGGGCTCACGGGAGCGATCATCTTCCAGGCGGTGGACATGCTCTACTTCTCGGGGACCGCCCAGGAGGGGCTCGTCTACGTCCCGGCGGATCCGGAGGCCGAGGCCGTAGTCATGGTGAGAAAGAGCCTTGATAGGGCGAGGGAGGAGTCGCCCCTGGACGTCTCCCCCCTCAAGAGCATGAAGAGCCTAAAGGCCGACCTCGCCATCCCCGAGGGGGCGAAGATCGGCCTGGAGCTGGACGTCCTCCCCTTCAACAACTACGAACGGGTGAAGGCCGCCCTTCCTGATGCTGAATTCAAAGACGTCTCCGAGCCCATAAGGATGGTCAGGTCCGTCAAGTCGAAGTTCGAGATCCGCCTCATCAGGGCCGCGGCCCGGATCCTCGACGCGGGGATAGGCTCGGTCCCCGACCATCTGGAAGAGGGGATGGCCGAGATCGAGCTTGCGGCAAAGCTAGAGGCGGAGATGCGGGCCCTCGGCCATTCGGGGTCGCTCCGGTTCCGCAGGTTCAATCAGGAGCTTCCCATGGGCCACCTGATGGCGGGGCCGAGCGCGGCGTACCCGAGCTTCGTCGCCTCGCCGACAGGCGGCATCGGCCCCTCCCTCCTCCAGCCCCAGGGGCCTGGCTTTCGGAAGATCAGGAAAAACGAGCCGATCCTCGTAGACTACGGCGGGGTCTACAACGGCTACATCGCCGACGAGACGAGGATCTTCTCCCTCGGCCCTCTTTCAAAGGAGCTGGAGGAGGCCCACGCCGCGGCCCTGGAGGTGGAGAGGGGGATCGCCGAATCCTTGCGCCCCGGAAACTCTGGCCGGGAGATATACGAGATCTCCGAGGCGCTCGGAGAGGAGCTGGGCTACAGAGACCGCCTCGGCGGCCCTGTCGGCGCAAAATGCGGCTTCGTCGGCCACGGCGTCGGCCTGGAGATCGACGAGTATCCCGTCCTCGGCCCCGTAGACCACGAGATTCTGCCGAATATGACCGTCGCCGTCGAGCCGAAGATGATCTATCCGGGGGTCGGGGTCGTCGGGATCGAGGACACCTTCCTCACCACCGATTTGGGCCCGAAGAGGCTGACGAGGCTCCCCCAGGAGATATGGCGGGTCTGA
- a CDS encoding PDC sensor domain-containing protein, with protein sequence MERKKRSGAWEMSHLGAAALAALIFCAFAAAGEDAGGAISSFEEPSIEMPFLLLQIQADLQGSLEDLDMAVAKASGDLSASGLEGDGAREVLRGLLAENSDLVEAVTFSEEGKILVAECEGCEGGEGEDISGQEHIAQILRTKNPTFSGQFLLVEGYHGTAIAYPVISPEGKFIGGISAILKPEELMDALVAPKLRFDTSTRSNITDYSFWSMHLDGLIAYDRDESQIGKLLFEDPLYQPFSSLLDLGERIVAERAGHGYYTFQVTEEDERVVTKESYWTTVGLHGREWRIIVTRIVD encoded by the coding sequence ATGGAGAGAAAGAAGCGTTCTGGAGCTTGGGAGATGAGCCACCTCGGAGCGGCAGCCTTGGCCGCTCTCATCTTCTGCGCCTTCGCCGCCGCGGGGGAGGATGCGGGAGGAGCCATCTCGTCTTTTGAAGAGCCTTCGATCGAGATGCCCTTCCTCCTCCTCCAGATCCAGGCGGATCTGCAGGGAAGCCTGGAGGATCTGGACATGGCCGTGGCGAAGGCGTCCGGCGACCTCTCGGCTTCGGGGCTGGAGGGGGACGGCGCTCGGGAGGTCCTGCGGGGCCTTCTTGCCGAAAACTCAGACCTCGTCGAGGCGGTGACCTTCAGCGAAGAGGGGAAGATCCTAGTCGCCGAATGCGAGGGGTGCGAGGGCGGCGAGGGGGAGGATATCAGCGGCCAGGAGCATATAGCCCAAATCCTGAGGACGAAGAATCCCACCTTCAGCGGGCAGTTTCTGCTGGTGGAGGGCTACCACGGGACGGCCATCGCATATCCGGTCATCTCTCCGGAGGGGAAGTTCATCGGCGGCATCAGCGCGATCCTCAAGCCTGAAGAGCTGATGGACGCCCTGGTGGCCCCCAAGCTGCGGTTCGACACCTCCACCCGGTCCAACATCACCGACTACAGCTTCTGGTCGATGCACCTCGACGGCCTCATCGCCTACGACCGGGACGAGAGCCAGATCGGAAAGCTCCTCTTTGAGGACCCCCTCTACCAGCCCTTCTCAAGCCTCCTCGACCTGGGGGAGAGGATCGTCGCCGAGAGGGCAGGACACGGGTACTACACCTTTCAGGTCACCGAAGAGGACGAGCGGGTCGTCACCAAGGAGAGCTACTGGACGACCGTCGGGCTCCACGGCCGGGAGTGGAGGATCATCGTCACCAGAATCGTGGATTGA
- a CDS encoding cache domain-containing protein, with translation MRRKDDGRGWFCTVVSMLVLDMNSKNILLAIFFFLVGAALLVPAALGEAEGEEEENPAPIAPEKVDELVAFVQSAVAFAQEKGREAALEEFSKKNGSFVRGELYIYAYDFNGTNIAHPFKPDWIGESKINETDSNGVLYIRNLVNAARPGYGFTYFIFPNPADGGRDEFKIGYAMKVDDGWWLGSGLYLPEVSASFDQEERDGLVAYVEEAKSFALANGREGGLAVYNDPSGSFTRDGRYIFAYDYDGVTLALPHQPELLGSSRIEASDPIGVRFIREAIETASLGRGYIYYIYPDSSRGMRPALKLSYVSDVDGSWFLGSGIYAEVPV, from the coding sequence TTGCGGCGCAAAGACGACGGCAGAGGATGGTTCTGCACCGTCGTCTCAATGCTGGTGTTAGATATGAACAGTAAGAATATATTATTGGCAATCTTCTTTTTCTTGGTGGGGGCTGCCCTCCTCGTCCCAGCAGCCCTGGGAGAGGCTGAAGGAGAGGAAGAGGAGAATCCGGCGCCAATCGCCCCAGAGAAGGTCGATGAGCTGGTAGCCTTCGTCCAGTCTGCCGTAGCCTTCGCCCAGGAGAAGGGGAGGGAGGCGGCCCTGGAAGAGTTCAGCAAGAAGAACGGCTCCTTCGTCCGGGGTGAGCTCTACATCTACGCCTACGACTTCAATGGAACGAATATCGCCCATCCCTTCAAGCCGGACTGGATAGGCGAAAGCAAGATTAACGAGACTGACTCCAATGGCGTCCTCTACATCAGAAATCTGGTGAACGCTGCGCGCCCGGGTTATGGGTTCACCTACTTCATCTTCCCAAACCCCGCCGACGGTGGCAGAGACGAGTTCAAGATAGGCTATGCGATGAAGGTCGACGACGGCTGGTGGCTCGGCTCCGGCCTCTACCTCCCGGAGGTCTCTGCATCCTTCGATCAGGAGGAGAGGGATGGACTGGTCGCCTATGTCGAGGAGGCGAAGAGCTTCGCCCTCGCTAACGGGAGAGAGGGGGGACTGGCGGTCTATAACGACCCCTCCGGCAGCTTCACCAGGGATGGCCGTTACATCTTCGCCTACGACTATGATGGGGTCACCCTCGCCCTCCCCCACCAGCCGGAGCTCCTGGGGAGCAGCAGGATCGAGGCCTCCGATCCGATCGGGGTCCGTTTTATCCGGGAGGCTATCGAGACGGCCAGCCTGGGCCGAGGATACATCTACTACATATATCCCGACTCGTCCCGGGGGATGAGGCCGGCTTTGAAGCTGAGCTATGTCTCCGACGTAGATGGATCCTGGTTTTTGGGCTCGGGGATCTACGCTGAGGTGCCGGTTTAG
- a CDS encoding DUF2202 domain-containing protein: MSYLRLLPIILLTALLLSGCVEREVAGPVAVEEAGVPAEPGLWNPDGVIAEGEYSGYALLIGPEGLGYPGGDLEVFWRTDDEHLYMALRGETTGWLAIGFYPREWKKGGDVVIGRVNGRDAVVEDQYIIDFFGPHIPDVELSGTDDILEFGGLEKGGVTVIEFRRRLDTGDEFDRAITPGEDLPIIWSISRSEDLKQIHDVARAEGMLRLGEETAGPSATAPLSAAQLQGMAFILEEERMARDLYLELYKTTRLPIFLDVARSEETHIASILTLMKRRGLSAPPEAPGVYADETLQKIYEDLLSGADGPVVALGAAAQVEEASVHDLRKEIEGALEPDLISVYGGLMVGSEKHLRTFVRALEERGGEYNPMILSQEEFDRIVRY; this comes from the coding sequence GTGTCTTATTTGAGGCTTTTACCAATAATTCTCTTGACCGCCCTCCTCCTCTCCGGGTGCGTGGAGAGGGAGGTGGCCGGGCCGGTGGCGGTGGAGGAGGCAGGAGTTCCGGCGGAGCCGGGATTATGGAACCCCGACGGCGTCATCGCCGAAGGCGAATACTCCGGATACGCCCTCCTCATAGGCCCCGAAGGGCTCGGCTATCCGGGCGGTGACCTGGAGGTCTTCTGGAGGACTGACGATGAACACCTCTACATGGCCCTCCGAGGGGAGACGACGGGCTGGTTGGCCATTGGTTTTTATCCCCGCGAATGGAAGAAGGGCGGTGATGTCGTCATCGGCCGGGTCAACGGGAGGGACGCGGTCGTCGAGGACCAGTACATCATCGACTTCTTCGGCCCCCACATCCCCGATGTAGAACTCAGCGGGACCGATGACATCCTGGAGTTCGGCGGCCTGGAGAAGGGCGGAGTGACGGTGATAGAGTTCAGGAGGAGGCTTGACACAGGTGACGAGTTCGATAGGGCGATAACCCCCGGCGAGGACCTCCCGATAATCTGGTCTATCTCCAGGTCGGAGGACTTAAAGCAGATCCACGACGTCGCCCGGGCCGAAGGGATGCTCCGCCTCGGAGAGGAGACGGCGGGGCCTTCCGCCACCGCTCCTCTCTCAGCCGCGCAGCTGCAGGGGATGGCGTTCATCCTGGAGGAAGAGAGGATGGCAAGAGACCTTTACCTGGAGCTCTATAAGACGACTAGGCTTCCGATCTTCTTGGACGTCGCCAGATCCGAGGAGACCCACATCGCTTCGATCCTGACCCTCATGAAGAGGCGCGGCCTGTCTGCCCCGCCGGAGGCCCCTGGCGTCTATGCCGACGAGACCCTCCAGAAGATTTACGAGGACCTCCTCTCCGGAGCCGACGGCCCCGTGGTTGCCCTGGGGGCGGCAGCCCAGGTGGAGGAGGCCTCCGTCCACGACCTGCGGAAGGAGATCGAGGGGGCTCTCGAGCCTGATCTTATATCGGTCTATGGAGGGCTCATGGTGGGGTCGGAGAAGCACCTTCGGACCTTCGTCAGAGCCCTGGAAGAGCGGGGGGGAGAGTACAATCCCATGATCCTCAGCCAAGAGGAGTTTGACAGGATCGTCAGATACTGA
- a CDS encoding MSMEG_6728 family protein, with the protein MQTFLPYPDFKRSAEVLDRQRLGKQRSEALVLLRICRDGKSRWRNHPIWKMWSKNPEALALYGVVICEEWTRRGYRDTCKEKILEANREMGGAELPELRRRYEGREEGFLPTWFGSEEFHASHRSNLLRKDQDHYSAFGWTEPKDLCYLWPVPEDEEGS; encoded by the coding sequence ATGCAGACCTTCCTCCCCTACCCCGACTTCAAGAGGTCCGCCGAGGTGCTGGATCGGCAGCGCCTGGGAAAGCAGAGGTCGGAGGCCCTCGTCCTCCTCCGGATCTGCCGGGACGGAAAAAGCCGGTGGAGGAATCACCCGATATGGAAGATGTGGTCCAAAAACCCCGAGGCTCTCGCCCTCTACGGCGTCGTCATCTGCGAGGAGTGGACCAGAAGGGGCTATCGGGACACCTGCAAGGAGAAGATCCTGGAAGCGAACCGGGAGATGGGCGGCGCAGAGCTCCCGGAGCTCCGCCGGAGGTACGAGGGGCGGGAGGAGGGATTTCTCCCCACCTGGTTCGGCTCCGAGGAGTTTCACGCCTCCCACCGGTCTAACCTCCTCCGGAAGGACCAGGACCACTACTCCGCCTTCGGCTGGACTGAGCCGAAGGATCTCTGCTACCTCTGGCCCGTCCCCGAAGATGAGGAGGGCAGTTGA
- a CDS encoding class I SAM-dependent methyltransferase: MPEGSTIRCYDRHALAYDLYQSTVVPEYETAIETTALIGERLLGSAPRVLDLGCGTGNASAAILKRSPAAEIFLLDGSASMVVAAKEKIAAISPGSVIGSRVADIAAEGWDLGLASSEFDAVVSTLVLEHLDFESYRSAIGKCFQLLKPGGWLIAVEGYAEEESDMVVWFSELMEARRELIDDPELSDFVSGLRAKDEVHHYAGKAQKAGWWREAGFDRVHLLWQYLSLALMAGRRP, from the coding sequence ATGCCCGAAGGCTCCACCATCCGATGCTACGATCGCCACGCACTGGCCTATGACCTCTACCAGTCGACGGTGGTCCCGGAGTACGAGACCGCCATCGAGACGACGGCTCTTATAGGAGAGCGGCTCCTCGGCAGCGCCCCTCGGGTCCTGGACCTGGGATGCGGCACCGGGAACGCCTCCGCCGCGATCCTCAAGAGGTCGCCGGCCGCGGAGATCTTCCTCCTGGACGGCTCCGCCTCTATGGTGGTGGCGGCGAAAGAGAAGATCGCTGCCATCTCGCCGGGATCGGTGATCGGATCGAGGGTCGCAGACATCGCCGCCGAGGGCTGGGACCTGGGCCTCGCCTCCAGCGAGTTCGACGCCGTCGTCTCCACCCTGGTCCTGGAGCACCTGGACTTCGAGAGCTACAGGTCCGCCATAGGAAAGTGCTTTCAACTTCTCAAGCCCGGGGGGTGGCTGATCGCCGTGGAGGGGTACGCCGAGGAGGAGTCGGATATGGTCGTCTGGTTCTCCGAGCTGATGGAGGCGAGAAGAGAGCTCATCGATGATCCTGAGCTCTCTGATTTCGTATCGGGGCTGCGGGCGAAGGATGAGGTCCACCACTACGCCGGCAAGGCCCAGAAGGCCGGCTGGTGGCGAGAGGCGGGTTTCGACCGGGTCCACCTCCTCTGGCAGTACCTCTCTCTCGCCCTGATGGCGGGCCGAAGGCCGTGA
- a CDS encoding nucleotidyltransferase family protein — protein MGTEMTGSNKEEEGSLDEILYILSKNKPVLAERYKVKSLGVFGSQVRGEARRDSDVDILVEFEETPDLFRFMDLEDDLVALLRRRVDLVTKRALKGNIGKRILSEVVEV, from the coding sequence ATGGGGACTGAAATGACGGGCTCAAACAAAGAGGAAGAGGGATCCCTCGACGAGATTCTATATATCCTCAGTAAGAACAAGCCAGTTCTCGCCGAGCGCTACAAGGTGAAATCTCTTGGCGTCTTCGGCTCCCAGGTGAGGGGCGAGGCTCGGAGAGATAGCGATGTCGACATCCTGGTGGAGTTCGAGGAGACCCCAGACCTCTTCAGGTTCATGGACCTGGAGGATGACCTGGTCGCTCTTCTCAGGCGAAGGGTGGACCTGGTCACAAAGCGCGCTCTAAAGGGCAATATTGGAAAGAGGATCCTGAGCGAGGTCGTTGAGGTGTGA
- a CDS encoding HepT-like ribonuclease domain-containing protein: MKEKRDHLDYLQDILSMIEKVEEFTEDLSLEEFEESEMVYFAVIRALEVMGEAAKQVPTEVKRRYPEVPWSRMAGMRDKMIHGYFGVDLHIVWETATRSIPNTIIRSPHTAS, from the coding sequence GTGAAAGAAAAAAGAGACCATCTCGATTATCTGCAGGATATACTCTCCATGATCGAAAAGGTCGAGGAGTTTACCGAAGACCTTTCTCTGGAGGAGTTCGAGGAGAGCGAGATGGTTTACTTTGCTGTGATCCGCGCACTCGAGGTCATGGGGGAGGCCGCAAAGCAAGTCCCTACAGAGGTGAAACGGAGGTATCCGGAAGTCCCCTGGAGCAGAATGGCCGGTATGAGGGATAAAATGATCCACGGATACTTCGGAGTAGACCTGCATATCGTTTGGGAGACGGCAACTCGTTCCATCCCCAATACAATCATTCGCTCACCTCATACAGCATCATAA
- a CDS encoding AAA family ATPase, whose amino-acid sequence MPDPLRKIEDLACALQELRLHVGAADLQVADRKVNGQLYLSLANACLRNRAALLYGGMGANKTTLVNLLGSAFTGLSFDEVENLMITGHPEQTEEKIVGFIDPRQWSCLPHPSGSPGEEPSPIQVLWTPWARSRWKVINEINRFPSGKQNLFLELLQKRKIGYAGETLELGDTCYFATMNPDFSATYPLDEALLDRISISVPAAQPDFLAGLALAEREREVSELAEALPRLTAEEFRELPGLVAGVRLDGQVELSIISLLRDFTLCERAPSFDKTQLTGGSKPSRGLCAGCHYFNNPEVCCWQVDEGLSDRVRQDLRSYTRAVALLLGLDGSDGLIEVMRAVAPYVIWHRVSPDRTMLERPPYYGAGRLQYVRDLVEKSINRTLNERGEMNIIFARAVDGEISSQEALEELSKSDDPIARLDYVKALERMV is encoded by the coding sequence ATGCCCGACCCTCTCCGGAAGATCGAAGACCTGGCCTGCGCCCTCCAGGAGCTACGCCTCCACGTAGGCGCCGCCGACCTCCAGGTGGCGGACCGGAAGGTGAACGGCCAGCTCTACCTCTCCCTCGCCAACGCCTGTCTGAGGAACAGGGCGGCCCTCCTCTACGGCGGGATGGGGGCGAACAAGACGACTCTGGTGAACCTTTTGGGCTCGGCCTTCACCGGCCTCTCCTTCGACGAGGTGGAGAACCTGATGATCACCGGCCACCCGGAGCAGACCGAGGAGAAGATCGTGGGTTTCATCGACCCGCGCCAGTGGTCCTGCCTCCCCCACCCGTCGGGATCTCCGGGCGAGGAGCCCTCACCCATCCAGGTCCTCTGGACCCCCTGGGCCCGATCGAGGTGGAAGGTGATAAACGAGATCAACCGGTTCCCCTCCGGAAAGCAGAACCTCTTCCTCGAGCTCCTCCAGAAGAGGAAGATCGGCTACGCTGGAGAGACCCTGGAGCTCGGAGACACCTGCTACTTCGCCACCATGAACCCGGACTTCTCCGCCACTTACCCCCTGGACGAGGCGCTCCTCGACAGGATATCGATCTCTGTCCCGGCGGCCCAGCCCGACTTCCTCGCCGGCCTAGCCCTGGCGGAACGGGAGCGGGAGGTCTCCGAGCTGGCGGAGGCCCTTCCGAGGCTCACCGCCGAGGAGTTTAGGGAGCTGCCAGGGCTCGTCGCAGGAGTCCGCCTCGACGGCCAGGTGGAGCTCTCGATAATATCCCTCCTCCGGGACTTCACCCTCTGTGAGAGGGCCCCCTCCTTCGACAAGACCCAGCTCACGGGCGGATCGAAGCCGAGCCGGGGGCTCTGCGCCGGATGCCACTACTTCAACAACCCCGAGGTCTGCTGCTGGCAGGTGGACGAGGGGCTCTCCGACAGGGTGAGGCAGGACCTCAGGTCCTACACCAGGGCCGTCGCCCTCCTCCTCGGCCTCGACGGCTCCGACGGGTTGATCGAGGTCATGAGGGCCGTCGCCCCTTACGTCATCTGGCATCGGGTCTCCCCCGACAGGACGATGCTGGAGCGCCCCCCCTACTACGGAGCCGGGCGGCTCCAGTACGTCCGGGACCTCGTCGAGAAGAGCATCAACAGGACCCTGAACGAGAGGGGCGAGATGAACATCATCTTCGCCCGGGCCGTCGACGGCGAGATCTCTTCACAGGAGGCGCTGGAGGAGCTCTCAAAGAGCGACGACCCGATAGCGAGGCTCGACTATGTCAAGGCCCTGGAGAGGATGGTTTGA